In Harmonia axyridis chromosome 6, icHarAxyr1.1, whole genome shotgun sequence, a single window of DNA contains:
- the LOC123683004 gene encoding E3 ubiquitin-protein ligase MARCHF6, whose product MDSELSNIDICRVCRSEGLPDRPLFHPCICTGSIKWIHQECLTQWMKYSHKEYCELCGYRFSFTPIYSPDMPRRLPLKDLVSGLLSSILTTVKYWFHYTLVAVAWTGIVPLTACRIYRALFKGSIDGILSLPFDMLSTENLTSDTFQGCFVVICTLFAFAGLVWLREQIIHGGGPEWMQREDDDVRVRLAPLNNNEAEPLALVPEQNIAEPEPVAVAPENPEFPEDAEMNANEDNNWIPMEWDRAAEEITWERLLGLDGSLKFIEHVFWVISLNTLFIIIFAYSPYHMGLWTLHISNMTEYASASHFEGLLTTLVGYCSVGFLFLFFHRIAHFLGFQKAKRVLALGYIVVKVSLLSVLEIGVLPLVCGWWLDICSLSMFDATLKDRESSFSAAPGTSVFIHWLIGMVYVYYFASFVLLLREILRPGVLWFLKNFNDPDFSPVQEMIHLPILQHIRKLLISAVIFGSAVLLMLWLPIRIIKWLLPNFLPYSVYLNNETQVNELSLELMLLQVILPALLEQSHTRIWLKGLVRNWCRAVSWILGIHSYLLGESDGVVNRDQNNEQNNPNQQDGGLGAAHQALFMMEPPTGFQPYTKPSFFMGRLVGLLISVCISLVIASVFALTVPVWLGRKVMALWLAGGPTVVTLIAKNTPQEQLNEVKVHELYTAACGLYVGWLTARAISLVLSWLPQGRAAMIERLKQWCVLGLKTVVASFLLLWVIPLLFGLLFELVVIVPLRVPIHQTPILFIWQDWALGVLYTKIACAVTMMGPEWFLRNAIEQAYRDGIRQMQLRLIIENLALPVIVCFGLALSVPYVIAHSIVPLFVSSFQLRNLIARKIYPFLLLMIFLLVFISFQIRQFKNLYEHIKNDKYLVGQRLVNYNHRKKRDSTT is encoded by the exons ATGGATTCCGAATTATCCAATATTGATATATGTAGGGTCTGTAGGTCTGAAGGCCTACCAGACAGACCTCTTTTTCATCCTTGTATATGCACTGGAAGTATCAAATGGATCCACCAAGAATGTTTGACGCAATGGATGAAGTATTCCCATAAGGAATATTGTGAACTATGTGGTTACCGATTTTCTTTTACACCTATATATTCTCCAGATATGCCAAGACGTCTGCCATTGAAAGACTTGGTTTCTGGTTTACTTTCATCTATTCTTACTACTGTAAAATATTGGTTTCATTATACTTTGGTAGCAGTTGCTTGGACAGGTATTGTACCCTTAACAGCCTGCAGAATATATAGAGCTCTATTCAAAGGATCAATAGATGGAATACTTTCTCTACCATTCGACATGTTGTCAACTGAAAATCTCACATCTGATACATTCCAAGGTTGTTTTGTTGTTATCTGTACTCTGTTTGCGTTCGCTGGATTAGTTTGGTTGAGAGAGCAAATCATACATGGAGGTGGACCAGAATGGATGCAAAGAGAAGATGACGATGTTAGAGTTCGATTGGCACCACTGAATAATAATGAGGCTGAACCTTTGGCATTGGTACCTGAACAAAATATAGCAG AACCTGAACCTGTTGCTGTAGCTCCTGAAAATCCTGAATTCCCTGAGGATGCTGAAATGAATGCAAATGAAGATAACAACTGGATACCAATGGAATGGGATAGAGCTGCTGAAGAAATAACTTGGGAGCGACTTCTAGGCCTAGATGGTTCTTTGAAATTCATAGAGCATGTATTTTGGGTTATATCCCTCAACACATTGTTCATTATAATTTTTGCTTACTCCCCATATCACATGGGTCTTTGGACCTTGCACATTTCAAACATGACTGAATATGCTTCTGCTAGTCATTTTGAAGGCCTTCTTACCACACTCGTCGGATATTGTTCTGTTGGATTTTTATTCTTGTTCTTTCATCGTATTGCCCATTTCTTAGGGTTTCAGAAGGCCAAGCGTGTGCTAGCATTGGGATATATAGTCGTGAAGGTCTCATTATTATCTGTTCTGGAGATAGGAGTACTACCCTTAGTTTGTGGTTGGTGGCTGGATATTTGCTCATTGTCGATGTTCGATGCAACTTTAAAAGACCGTGAGAGTAGCTTTTCGGCTGCTCCTGGAACATCTGTCTTTATCCACTGGCTAATCGGAATGGTATATGTCTATTATTTCGCCTCTTTTGTTCTCCTATTAAGAGAAATCTTAAGACCTGGTGTGTTGTGGTTTCTGAAGAATTTCAACGACCCTGATTTTAGTCCTGTTCAAGAGATGATTCATTTACCCATCTTACAACACATAAGAAAGCTGCTAATTTCTGCAGTTATCTTCGGAAGCGCAGTGTTATTGATGTTATGGTTGCCCATCAGAATCATAAAGTGGTTGCTACCTAATTTCTTACCATATTCCGTTTATCTCAACAATGAAACGCAAGTTAATGAATTATCCTTGGAACTCATGCTACTTCAAGTTATTCTTCCTGCTCTTCTGGAACAGAGTCACACTAGAATTTGGCTGAAAGGCTTGGTCAGGAATTGGTGCAGAGCTGTTTCATGGATTTTGGGCATACATTCTTATTTGCTCGGAGAGTCTGATGGTGTGGTCAACAGAgatcaaaataatgaacaaaataatcccaATCAACAAGATGGTGGACTTGGCGCTGCTCATCAGGCTTTGTTCATGATGGAACCTCCGACAG GGTTTCAACCTTACACCAAACCGTCATTCTTCATGGGTCGTCTGGTCGGACTACTAATATCTGTATGCATCTCCTTGGTGATTGCCAGCGTTTTTGCCCTTACAGTGCCTGTTTGGTTAGGCCGTAAAGTAATGGCGTTATGGTTAGCTGGTGGACCGACAGTTGTCACCCTCATTGCGAAGAACACACCTCAGGAACAGTTGAACGAAGTCAAAGTCCACGAACTGTACACAGCTGCCTGCGGTCTCTACGTGGGATGGCTGACAGCAAGAGCTATAAGCTTGGTGTTGAGCTGGCTTCCACAAGGACGTGCTGCTATGATAGAGAGGCTGAAGCAGTGGTGTGTCTTAGGACTTAAAACTGTAGTGGCAAGTTTCCTGCTACTTTGGGTTATTCCCTTGCTATTCGGGCTTCTGTTTGAATTGGTGGTTATTGTTCCATTGAGGGTACCCATACACCAGACCCCAATTTTGTTCATTTGGCAAGATTGGGCTTTGGGCGTTCTCTACACCAAAATTGCATGTGCGGTAACAATGATGGGCCCTGAATGGTTCTTGAGGAACGCCATAGAGCAAGCTTACCGTGATGGTATCCGTCAAATGCAACTGAGattgattattgaaaatcttgcaCTTCCAGTAATAGTTTGTTTTGGGCTTGCTCTTTCGGTCCCTTATGTAATAGCTCATTCTATAGTGCCACTCTTCGTTAGTTCTTTCCAATTGCGAAATTTGATAGCTAGGAAAATTTATCCGTTCCTTCTTCTAATGATATTTTTGCTGGTTTTCATATCTTTCCAAATAAGACAGTTCAAAAACCTTTATGAACATATTAAGAACGACAAATATTTAGTTGGACAGAGATTGGTAAATtataaccatagaaaaaaacGAGATTCAACAACGTAA
- the LOC123683003 gene encoding ATPase family AAA domain-containing protein 5: MKDITDYFKNSTENVNIIKSPIPNTGCSKETCKNGSKVSPATPKSKRVRNKSTPKRKDNTNTKMETENSPELEEAKSQTNTKMETENSPELEDNENSFEIQATLEKPGCDNTKLNAFQFLMMSRNKVIGSNSPGKELPEQEVSNSISPPKLLARKRLLQNWSDSIKSKKRKLNDDDIDKVIKVKLDTRKKRLKSLLNIDDVAKGAENAEAKIIKPSPKTTEVKILNGNPGNSSKLQLKSNPDETVRKDKVNPKIVGNTLNKSLSSGDDFETKVENNIEISTPKASRNDRIKKNSKGTPKTSTPKSTWRMKIKLVDHDGNKKKDLEDEIICLDDSENSIRDSSENGKKCQNEPNNIESIDTLKKNEEIEENNTCSRILRNRTSLNKNKNIDYVYSSDESDDEKKKRSNKSVKVAPVFAKAVPKPKMDPEVLEARRKFLMSDMPDSLRKKIEKHPSNEVIDIEFNVFPKMSHVYQEEKNHPLFNLPDANLKLITNTPFSYEPSKLLCQSLIDNTAVKSSRYKESDPIKYTKIIMRDIKSKYASYPVFKAFRLLKEKNGLITEQVTKTTPRKGRKSRKSLEKKGDMCTNIDLQENIKHLMWTEKYKPRSSEDFFGNIEAVSTMKKWLEKWKDVFESGRRKRKHCSSDSDSEFMSSDAESVYDRSLSTTIILAGPCGSGKSSSVYAVCNELGLNVLELNASSRRTGKQVIQELQEATQSHQVRKNKGALDSFTKKGIESKLMPDEGKNKSKKMCVLLIEDIDIVFDQDEGFINSITQISATSKRPIILTTTNEDSVYAQKFMNDFKTIGFHSFSVNNLGIWLQILCILEGIFVDLSSIGELLEYNRGDLRKTILELQYWVQSGGQVNKQKTFLSPIFELESLNNESCLSHISDETRFISLKEFDEKFENYRVHSNILSDFEIFQVERFYNISSNMDLKNLWWNIPKFLYPVKPKPQTKSPKKSNKNIKRRLKLVSNMYDSAARFDVLYRKIELKCDDPVCKKRWHSQLQDSLEVEEKSRGVSTNQDILELNHYLTDGYLNLCKKKFLYEFSENQRLCNMAVPGLDKARIVENNHKYEEELLNPVPIFNFLDNKSVVLDYLPCLRTIARTENIRAKNNVKRHNRFHNYLQNLNIKCDNPILDFAIQTFTTDTNLQ; the protein is encoded by the exons ATGAAAGATATAACggactatttcaaaaattccacagaaaatgtaaatataataaagagcCCTATTCCAAATACTGGATGTTCAAAAGAGACATGTAAAAACGGAAGTAAAGTATCGCCAGCTACACCGAAGTCGAAGAGAGTTAGAAACAAAAGTACTCCTAAac GGAAAGACAACACAAACACTAAAATGGAAACCGAAAATTCTCCAGAGTTAGAAGAGGCTAAATCACAAACAAATACTAAAATGGAAACCGAAAATTCTCCAGAGTTAGAAGATAATGAAAATTCGTTCGAAATACAGGCTACTTTGGAAAAACCTGGTTGTGATAATACAAAATTGAATGCCTTTCAGTTTTTAATGATGAGCAGAAATAAAGTTATAGGATCTAATTCCCCTGGTAAGGAATTGCCTGAACAAGAAGTGTCAAATTCTATATCCCCCCCAAAATTATTGGCAAGAAAGAGATTGTTACAAAATTGGTCTGATTCTATTAAGtccaaaaaaagaaaattaaatgatGATGATATCGATAAAGTGATAAAAGTTAAATTGGATACTcgaaaaaaaagattgaaatccTTATTGAATATAGATGATGTAGCAAAAGGGGCAGAAAATGCTGAAgctaaaataataaaaccatCCCCAAAAACTACAGAAGTAaagattttgaatggaaatccTGGAAATTCAAgtaaattgcaattaaaaagCAATCCAGATGAAACTGTAAGAAAAGATAAGGTTAACCCAAAAATAGTTGGAAACACGTTAAATAAAAGTCTTAGTAGTGGAGATGACTTTGAAACAAAAGTTGAAAACAATATAGAAATTAGTACTCCAAAGGCATCTAGAAATGATagaatcaaaaaaaattctaaagggACTCCTAAAACATCAACTCCAAAATCTACCTggcgaatgaaaataaaattggttGATCAtgatggtaataaaaaaaaagatttagaagatgaaattatttgtttagatGACAGTGAAAATTCTATCAGAGATTCatctgaaaatggaaaaaaatgtcaaaatgaacctaataatattgaatctatagataccctgaaaaaaaatgaagaaattgaagaaaacaacaCTTGTAGCAGAATTCTGCGGAATAGGACTTCtttgaacaaaaataaaaacatagatTATGTATACTCATCAGATGAAagtgatgatgaaaaaaaaaaaagaagtaataAGTCTGTTAAAGTGGCCCCAGTTTTTGCAAAAGCAGTGCCAAAACCAAAAATGGATCCTGAAGTTCTTGAAGCtagaagaaaatttttaatgagtGATATGCCAGACTCtttgaggaaaaaaattgagaaacacCCAAG TAATGAAGTAATTgatattgaattcaatgtttTCCCTAAAATGAGCCATGTGTACCAAGAAGAGAAAAATCATCCTTTATTCAATCTCCCTGATGCTAACTTGAAGTTAATAACTAATACTCCTTTCTCTTATGAACCAAGTAAACTCCTATGTCAGTCTTTGATAGACAATACTGCGGTAAAATCATCAAGATATAAAGAATCTGATCCTATTAAATATACGAAAATAATCATGAGGGATATTAAGTCAAAATATGCTAGTTATCCTGTGTTTAAAGCATTCAGAttactgaaagaaaaaaatggttTAATAACAGAACAAGTCACCAAAACAACTCCAAGGAAAGGACGAAAATCAAGAAAATCGCTGGAGAAAAAAGGGGACATGTGTACAAACATAGACTTACAAGAAAATATAAAGCATCTAATGTGGACTGAAAAATACAAACCAAGAAGCTCTgaagatttttttggaaatattgaagCTGTGTCTACCATGAAAAAATGGCTTGAGAAGTGGAAAGATGTTTTTGAAAGTggcagaagaaaaagaaaacattGTTCAAGTGATAGTGATTCAGAATTCATGTCATCTGACGCTGAAAGTGTTTATGATCGTTCTCTATCAACAACAATTATTCTAGCTGGACCCTGTGGATCAGGAAAATCCAGTTCTGTTTATGCTGTTTGTAATGAATTGGGTCTTAACGTTCTAGAGTTGAATGCTTCCAGCAGAAGAACAG GTAAGCAAGTTATTCAAGAACTTCAGGAGGCCACCCAGTCCCATCAAGTACGAAAAAATAAAGGTGCACTTGATTCATTCACAAAAAAGGGGATCGAATCGAAACTTATGCCAgatgaaggaaaaaataaatcgaaaaaaatgtgcGTACTTTTGATTGAAGATATAGATATAGTTTTTGATCAAGATGAAGGATTTATAAATTCCATCACTCAAATATCTGCTACTAGCAAGAGGCCCATAATCCTTACAACGACTAATGAAGATTCAGTATATGCTCAAAAGTTTATGAACGATTTCAAAACAATtggatttcattcattttcagttAACAATCTAGGGATTTGGCTTCAAATTTTATGCATTCTTGAAGGTATTTTTGTTGACCTATCTTCTATTGGTGAATTGTTAGAATATAACAGAGGTGACCTTCGTAAGACAATCCTGGAACTTCAATATTGGGTACAGAGTGGTGGACAAGTGAACAAACAAAAAACCTTTTTGAGTCCAATATTTGAACTTGAAAGTTTGAATAATGAAAGCTGCTTATCTCATATTTCCGATGAGACTCGATTCATTTCACTGAAGgagtttgatgaaaaatttgagaattacCGTGTGCATTCAAACATTCTTTCAGATTTCGAGATCTTTCAGGTTGAGAGATTctataatatttcatcaaatatgGATCTAAAAAATCTCTGGTGGAATATACCAAAGTTTTTGTACCCTGTTAAACCTAAGCCTCAAACAAAATCTCCTAAGAAATCAAACAAGAATATCAAAAGGAGGCTGAAGTTAGTTTCAAATATGTATGATAGTGCAGCAAGATTTGATGTGTTATatagaaaaattgaattaaaatgtgATGATCCGGTATGTAAGAAAAGATGGCATAGTCAACTACAGGATAGTCTAGAGGTGGAGGAAAAATCTCGCGGAGTTTCAACCAATCAGGATATCCTCGAACTGAACCACTACTTGACTGATGGTTATTTAAATTTATGTAAAAAGAAATTTCTTTATGAATTCTCTGAAAACCAAAGACTATGCAATATGGCTGTTCCGGGACTAGATAAAGCAAG AATAGTAGAAAATAACCACAAATATGAAGAAGAACTCCTCAATCCTGTACCAATTTTTAACTTTTTGGATAATAAATCTGTTGTACTCGACTATCTTCCATGCCTGAGGACTATTGCAAGGACAGAAAATATTCGTGCCAAAAACAATGTGAAGAGACACAATAGATTCCATAATTATTTACAAAACTTGAACATAAAATGTGATAACCCAATATTAGACTTTGCAATTCAGACTTTTACAACTGACACCAACCTTCAATGA
- the LOC123683005 gene encoding very long-chain specific acyl-CoA dehydrogenase, mitochondrial, whose product MLKVGQVILNQNRIQLCAQRLLVTSTVHLKAAQAQTLEKAERPAKEVKEDFSFVMNMFRGQIETKQLFPYPNVLNSEQRETLEMLVDPVNKFFEEVNNPAKNDQDEKIEETSLKGLWELGAFALQVPQDLGGLGLTNTQYARLVEIVGAHDLGVGITLGAHQSIGFKGILLFGNPEQKKKYLPRVTSGEYAAFCLTEPSSGSDAGSIKTRAVLSPDGKHYILNGSKIWISNGGLAEIMTVFAQTPVNDPKTGKVVDKVTAFIVERSFGGVTNGPPEKKMGIKCSNTAEVYYEDVKVPIENVLGGVGNGFKVAMNILNNGRFGMAACLSGTMKACTKKAVEFATTRTQFGKKIDSFGAIQEKIARMSMLQYVTESLAYMISGNMDSGSQHYHLEAAISKCFASEAAWNVCDEAIQIMGGMGFMKDTGLERVMRDLRIFRIFEGTNDILRLFVALTGIQYAGAHLKELQAAFKNPTANLGLIFGEASKRVVRKVGLASPPKMDHLVHRELAKSANLIAKDIDTFGQAVEMVLIKYGKGIVNEQFILNRLANATFDIYSSAVVISRASLALQNNVPTAQHEKLMAETWTLEASDRVANYLKAISSGKHLDNFSKMETISKRVCENGATVQNNPLNI is encoded by the coding sequence ATGTTGAAAGTAGGACAAGTAATTTTAAACCAAAATCGTATCCAATTATGTGCCCAAAGACTGCTAGTGACTTCTACGGTCCATCTAAAAGCTGCTCAGGCCCAGACATTGGAGAAAGCAGAAAGACCAGCAAAGGAGGTGAAAGAGGATTTTTCTTTTGTTATGAATATGTTCAGAGGTCAAATTGAAACAAAACAGCTATTTCCCTATCCAAATGTATTGAATAGTGAACAAAGAGAAACACTGGAAATGTTGGTGGATCCAgtaaataaatttttcgaaGAAGTTAACAATCCAGCAAAAAATGACcaagatgaaaaaattgaagaaacttCTCTCAAGGGTTTATGGGAATTAGGAGCTTTTGCACTACAAGTACCCCAAGATTTAGGTGGATTGGGACTCACAAACACCCAATATGCTAGGTTGGTAGAGATTGTTGGGGCACATGACTTGGGAGTTGGTATTACTCTAGGAGCCCATCAATCAATTGGTTTCAAAGGAATTTTGCTCTTTGGCAACCCagaacaaaagaaaaaatatttgccAAGAGTCACCTCTGGGGAATATGCTGCATTCTGCTTAACTGAACCTTCCTCTGGTTCAGATGCAGGATCTATTAAAACTAGAGCAGTTCTTTCTCCTGATGGTAAACATTATATCCTCAATGGTTCTAAAATTTGGATCAGTAATGGTGGATTAGCTGAAATCATGACAGTATTTGCACAAACTCCTGTAAATGATCCAAAAACTGGTAAAGTAGTAGATAAAGTAACTGCATTCATCGTTGAAAGATCATTTGGAGGTGTAACAAATGGccctcctgaaaaaaaaatgggtaTCAAATGCTCAAATACAGCTGAAGTTTATTATGAAGACGTTAAAGTACCAATTGAAAATGTCTTAGGAGGTGTTGGTAATGGTTTCAAAGTTGCtatgaatattttgaacaatGGTAGATTTGGTATGGCTGCTTGTTTATCTGGAACAATGAAAGCTTGCACCAAAAAAGCTGTAGAATTTGCAACAACCAGAACACAATTTggcaaaaaaatagattcatttGGTgctattcaagaaaaaatcgcTAGAATGTCAATGTTGCAATATGTGACTGAATCCTTAGCATACATGATTTCAGGAAATATGGACAGTGGATCACAGCATTACCATCTTGAAGCTGCCATCTCCAAATGTTTTGCTTCAGAAGCAGCATGGAATGTATGTGATGAAGCTATTCAAATAATGGGAGGCATGGGCTTCATGAAAGACACTGGACTTGAAAGAGTCATGAGAGATTTgagaattttcagaatatttgagGGTACAAATGATATTTTGAGGTTATTCGTTGCTTTGACAGGCATCCAATATGCAGGTGCACATCTAAAGGAACTACAAGCTGCTTTCAAGAACCCAACAGCAAATCTTGGGCTCATCTTTGGAGAAGCATCAAAGAGAGTTGTAAGAAAAGTGGGGCTAGCATCACCTCCTAAAATGGATCATCTTGTACACAGAGAACTTGCAAAATCTGCTAATTTGATAGCTAAAGACATTGATACTTTTGGTCAAGCTGTAGAAATGGTACTCATCAAATACGGTAAAGGAATTGTGAATGAACAATTTATCTTGAATAGGTTAGCCAACGCAACTTTCGATATCTATAGCAGTGCAGTTGTGATATCAAGAGCAAGTTTAGCTCTCCAAAATAACGTTCCTACTGCACAACATGAAAAATTAATGGCAGAAACATGGACTTTAGAGGCTTCAGACAGAGTAGCAAATTATCTCAAAGCAATTTCTTCCGGAAAGCATCTTGACAATTTTAGCAAAATGGAAACTATTTCCAAGAGAGTATGTGAGAATGGCGCCACTGTGCAAAACAATCCTTTAAATATTTAA